One Brevibacterium spongiae DNA segment encodes these proteins:
- a CDS encoding MarR family transcriptional regulator, with the protein MFVLTIDQQDSRTSNDAVPEALAVLSSIPTLVPFARTIGDEVQGVLDDAHAVAEAVRRLAVEAGWHIGIGIGAVDEPLPESTTEGRGPAFYAARQAVEAAKTAPANLIVRSDPSAGQSAASEAAVNPGSVDPSAEQSTAPDAHRRLAEASLRLLVSTLAELRVHSRGYVNYRLDHPEATQNEIAARFDVSQQAVSRVLAPGIAEIVAGAEDLARHHLGLAEGADNVD; encoded by the coding sequence ATGTTCGTCTTGACCATCGACCAGCAGGATTCGCGCACGAGCAACGATGCCGTGCCCGAGGCCCTCGCTGTTCTGTCATCCATCCCGACGCTCGTGCCCTTCGCCCGGACGATCGGCGATGAGGTCCAGGGCGTCCTCGATGATGCGCATGCCGTCGCCGAGGCGGTGCGCCGGCTCGCGGTCGAGGCCGGGTGGCACATCGGCATCGGCATCGGCGCCGTCGACGAACCGCTGCCCGAATCGACGACCGAGGGTCGCGGCCCCGCCTTCTACGCCGCCCGCCAGGCCGTGGAAGCCGCAAAGACCGCTCCCGCCAACCTCATCGTACGCTCTGACCCGAGCGCCGGGCAGAGTGCGGCGTCGGAGGCTGCCGTCAACCCGGGGTCGGTTGACCCAAGCGCCGAACAGAGCACCGCACCGGACGCTCACCGTCGTCTCGCCGAGGCGAGTCTGCGCCTGCTCGTGAGCACGCTGGCAGAGCTGCGCGTCCACTCCCGCGGCTACGTCAACTACCGTCTCGACCACCCCGAGGCGACCCAGAACGAGATCGCTGCCCGCTTCGACGTCTCCCAGCAGGCAGTGTCCCGGGTGCTCGCTCCCGGCATCGCCGAGATCGTCGCCGGCGCCGAGGATCTCGCCCGCCATCACCTCGGGCTGGCAGAAGGAGCAGACAATGTGGACTGA
- the truB gene encoding tRNA pseudouridine(55) synthase TruB: MSDSSPQGILVCDKSQGLSSHGVVSRIRRWFGTKKVGHAGTLDPMATGVLVLGLGRGTKLLTYITGVSKTYFATIRLGSSTPTDDADSEPDRFADPADLSGVGAAAIEAAVAKLRGSIDQVPSAVSAIKVDGKRSYARVRAGENVELKARRVEVSAFEIIDIRFAADEGFIDVDVEVDCSSGTYVRALARDIGTDLGVFGHLTALRRTRVGAFDIDQAVTLPEDLDVAAPELITLAEAARTLLAVVTVTRDQATALMQGKTVEADDWSAGIGSEDVTGREVAVVWENELVSVAEVRSGGGLKSVTAFAIDLA; encoded by the coding sequence GTGAGTGATTCTTCCCCGCAGGGCATCCTCGTCTGCGACAAGTCGCAGGGTCTGAGCTCCCACGGCGTGGTCTCACGCATCCGCCGCTGGTTCGGCACCAAGAAGGTCGGCCACGCCGGAACGCTCGATCCCATGGCCACGGGAGTGCTGGTGCTCGGCCTCGGCCGCGGTACCAAGCTGCTCACCTACATCACCGGGGTCTCGAAGACGTACTTCGCGACGATTCGTCTGGGCTCGTCGACCCCGACCGATGATGCTGACTCCGAACCCGATCGCTTCGCGGATCCGGCCGATCTCTCCGGCGTGGGCGCCGCCGCCATCGAAGCCGCAGTGGCCAAGCTGCGCGGTTCCATCGACCAGGTGCCCAGTGCCGTCTCGGCGATCAAGGTCGACGGCAAGCGCTCGTATGCGCGCGTGCGCGCAGGCGAGAACGTCGAACTGAAGGCCCGCCGCGTCGAGGTCTCGGCGTTCGAGATCATTGACATCCGCTTCGCCGCAGACGAAGGCTTCATCGACGTCGATGTCGAAGTCGACTGCTCCTCGGGCACCTACGTGCGGGCACTCGCCCGCGACATCGGCACCGACCTCGGCGTGTTCGGTCATCTCACGGCGCTGCGCCGCACCCGAGTCGGCGCCTTCGACATCGACCAGGCCGTGACCCTGCCCGAGGATCTCGACGTCGCCGCACCGGAACTCATCACCTTGGCCGAGGCGGCCCGCACCCTGCTGGCCGTCGTCACCGTCACCCGCGACCAGGCCACCGCCCTCATGCAGGGCAAGACCGTCGAGGCCGATGACTGGTCCGCCGGTATCGGCTCGGAGGACGTGACCGGCAGGGAAGTCGCCGTGGTCTGGGAGAACGAACTCGTCTCCGTGGCCGAGGTGCGATCCGGCGGCGGCCTCAAGTCTGTCACGGCTTTCGCCATCGACCTCGCATAA
- a CDS encoding ligand-binding protein SH3 — MGKHSSPKPSFAKQLVRDLTPGKRPAGRRAATSPSTATSVLATVKQRPVVAAIAVPAAATAAVVGSTVVMGPPESGTVTSEAASTTPEQATPSSVSQDEIDAQREKAGEEYLEKVKDDPKYKNKSSKTTLEVKAPPKPKPTAESSAESSEDSSSGSSDEKSSDDSSSKDEGASSDTSAPPCSVSSSIESGLLPNAVNGYRAVCAKFPEVKTFGGRRPGTGSDHNTGEAIDIMINRATGDRIAEYLIKNQGSLNVKYVIWQQRIWMPGQGWKSMEDRGDATANHMDHVHASFN; from the coding sequence TTGGGTAAGCACTCTTCACCGAAGCCGTCGTTCGCGAAGCAGCTCGTCCGGGATCTGACTCCCGGCAAGCGCCCCGCGGGCCGACGCGCAGCGACCTCGCCGTCGACGGCGACCTCTGTGCTGGCGACCGTCAAGCAGCGTCCCGTCGTTGCCGCCATCGCCGTTCCGGCGGCAGCGACCGCGGCCGTGGTCGGTTCGACCGTCGTGATGGGTCCGCCGGAATCCGGCACCGTCACCAGCGAAGCCGCGAGCACCACTCCTGAGCAAGCGACCCCGTCGTCGGTGAGCCAGGACGAGATCGACGCGCAGCGGGAGAAGGCCGGCGAAGAGTACCTCGAGAAGGTCAAGGACGACCCGAAGTACAAGAACAAGTCGTCGAAGACCACGCTTGAGGTCAAGGCTCCGCCGAAGCCCAAGCCCACCGCCGAATCCTCGGCCGAGAGCAGCGAGGACTCGTCCTCGGGTTCGTCGGACGAGAAGTCCTCGGATGACTCGTCCTCGAAGGACGAAGGCGCCTCGAGCGACACCTCCGCACCGCCGTGCAGCGTGTCGTCGTCGATCGAATCCGGTCTGCTGCCGAACGCCGTCAACGGCTACCGTGCCGTGTGCGCGAAGTTCCCCGAAGTCAAGACCTTCGGCGGACGCCGCCCCGGCACCGGTTCCGATCACAACACCGGTGAAGCCATCGACATTATGATCAACCGTGCGACCGGCGACCGCATTGCCGAGTACCTCATCAAGAACCAGGGCAGCCTCAACGTCAAGTACGTCATCTGGCAGCAGCGCATCTGGATGCCCGGTCAGGGCTGGAAGAGCATGGAGGATCGCGGAGACGCGACGGCGAATCACATGGATCATGTGCACGCCTCCTTCAACTGA
- the rbfA gene encoding 30S ribosome-binding factor RbfA: MADPTRARKIADQIKVIVASTIERRLKDPRLGFVTVTDVRVTGDLQHADIFYTVYGDDQDLIGTGKALESAKGFIRSEVGKGLTIRLTPSLEFIADAVPEAAARLDGLLAQAAADDARVAGLAKDAQHAGEADPYKKSETPDDE; encoded by the coding sequence ATGGCAGACCCCACCAGGGCTCGCAAGATCGCCGACCAGATCAAGGTCATCGTCGCCAGCACGATCGAGCGTCGGCTCAAGGATCCGCGCCTCGGCTTCGTCACCGTCACGGATGTCCGGGTGACCGGAGATCTGCAGCACGCCGACATCTTCTACACCGTCTACGGCGATGACCAGGACCTCATCGGCACCGGCAAAGCGCTGGAATCCGCGAAGGGATTCATCCGCTCCGAGGTCGGCAAGGGCCTGACGATCCGGCTGACACCGAGTCTCGAATTCATCGCCGACGCCGTCCCCGAGGCGGCCGCACGACTCGACGGACTGCTCGCTCAGGCTGCCGCCGACGATGCGCGTGTGGCCGGTCTGGCCAAGGACGCACAGCACGCGGGTGAGGCCGATCCGTACAAGAAGAGCGAGACCCCTGACGACGAGTGA
- the infB gene encoding translation initiation factor IF-2: MAKPRVHELAKELGTTSKNVLEKLQDMGEFVRSASSTLEAPVVRRVREAFADSAPSSGEKSAGGAAKKSAAKPAAKPGAPKPGAKPAPKPAAKSTPKSSPAKPETPAKSATPAKTEPAEAVASSAKSAPKPGAKPAASAAPKAEAPAEAPAEAPAAEAESAGTSASKPGAPKPAAAPKPGAPKPGAPKPGGAAKPGAPKPGGRSARPGNNPFAPSQGMPKPGRGPKPGGRSGGQGGQGGQGGRPGNNPFAPSQGMPKPGQKPRGTGEESSGGPRPAPRPGAPRPNPSMLKNSALNKPAPGRGRGGGRGNAPGGAPGAPGAAPGGPRRGPGGGPGGRGSGRGRGSTQGAFGRGGGPRQKGRKSKRAKRAELEQMQAPSVGGVSVPRGDGNTPLRLRRGSSLADFAEKINTDPTNLVTVLFHLGEMATITQSLDEATFEVLGEELGYKIEIVSPEDEDRELLETFDIDLDAEAAEEDDEDLQARPPVVTVMGHVDHGKTKLLDAIRSANVASREAGGITQHIGAYQAEVEHEGQDRKITFLDTPGHEAFTAMRARGAKSTDLAILVVAADDGVMPQTIEALNHAQAADVPIVVAVNKIDKDGANPAKVMQQLTEYNLVAEEYGGETMFVPISALKREGIDQLLESVLLTTDAALDLRANPDKSARGIAIEAKLDKGRGAVATVLVESGTLRQGDAIVCGTAYGRVRAMFDENGALVEEAGPSRPVQVLGLSSVPRAGDSFISTDDDRTARQIAEKRDAIERNAAQARGRKRISLEDFTKALAEGKVDMLNLILKGDVSGAVEALEDSLLKIDVGDDVDLRIIHRGVGAITENDINLATVDNAIVLGFNVRPEAKARDLADREGVDVRYYSVIYQAIDDIESSLKGMLKPEYEEVQTGTAEIREVFRSSKFGNIAGSIVRDGHIKRNSTARVTRDGVVVGNNVSIESLRRFKDDATEVREGYECGIGLGKFNDLRVGDIIETFEMQEKPRD, from the coding sequence GTGGCAAAGCCCCGTGTCCATGAGCTCGCAAAAGAGCTCGGCACAACAAGTAAGAACGTCCTCGAGAAGCTCCAGGACATGGGCGAATTCGTTCGCTCCGCTTCCTCGACGCTCGAAGCGCCCGTCGTGCGCCGAGTGAGGGAAGCTTTCGCCGATTCCGCACCTTCTTCCGGCGAGAAGTCCGCCGGCGGTGCCGCGAAGAAGTCCGCAGCCAAGCCTGCGGCGAAGCCCGGAGCCCCGAAGCCCGGTGCGAAGCCCGCACCCAAACCCGCCGCGAAGTCGACGCCCAAGTCGAGCCCGGCGAAGCCCGAAACCCCGGCGAAGTCTGCTACCCCGGCGAAGACCGAACCCGCCGAGGCGGTCGCCTCCTCAGCGAAGTCGGCTCCCAAGCCGGGCGCCAAGCCCGCAGCATCGGCTGCCCCCAAGGCCGAGGCTCCCGCCGAAGCCCCTGCTGAGGCACCTGCTGCCGAAGCGGAGTCCGCAGGCACTTCCGCTTCCAAGCCCGGAGCTCCGAAGCCGGCCGCTGCACCCAAGCCGGGTGCACCGAAGCCCGGAGCTCCCAAGCCCGGCGGTGCCGCCAAGCCCGGTGCCCCGAAGCCCGGTGGACGTTCGGCCCGCCCCGGCAACAACCCCTTTGCTCCCTCGCAGGGAATGCCGAAGCCCGGTCGCGGTCCCAAGCCCGGCGGTCGTTCCGGCGGCCAGGGTGGTCAGGGCGGCCAGGGCGGACGCCCCGGCAACAACCCGTTCGCTCCTTCGCAGGGAATGCCGAAGCCCGGTCAGAAGCCGCGCGGCACCGGTGAGGAGTCCTCGGGCGGTCCTCGTCCGGCACCGCGTCCGGGCGCACCTCGCCCGAACCCGTCGATGCTGAAGAACTCGGCCCTGAACAAGCCCGCTCCCGGCCGTGGTCGCGGCGGCGGACGCGGAAACGCTCCCGGCGGAGCACCCGGTGCACCGGGCGCTGCTCCCGGCGGCCCGCGTCGTGGTCCCGGCGGCGGTCCCGGCGGTCGCGGTTCAGGTCGCGGTCGCGGAAGCACGCAGGGCGCATTCGGCCGCGGCGGCGGTCCCCGTCAGAAGGGACGCAAGTCGAAGCGGGCGAAGCGCGCAGAGCTCGAGCAGATGCAGGCTCCGTCGGTCGGCGGCGTCAGCGTTCCGCGCGGAGACGGCAATACGCCGCTGCGCCTGCGTCGCGGCTCCTCGCTGGCAGACTTCGCCGAGAAGATCAACACGGATCCGACGAACCTCGTGACCGTGCTCTTCCACCTCGGTGAGATGGCGACGATCACGCAGTCCCTCGACGAGGCGACCTTCGAGGTCCTCGGTGAGGAGCTCGGCTACAAGATCGAGATCGTCTCACCCGAAGACGAAGACCGTGAGCTGCTCGAGACCTTCGACATCGACCTCGACGCCGAAGCCGCCGAGGAAGACGACGAAGACCTGCAGGCTCGTCCGCCGGTCGTCACCGTCATGGGTCACGTCGACCACGGTAAGACCAAGCTGCTCGACGCCATCCGCTCGGCGAACGTCGCCTCTCGCGAGGCCGGCGGCATCACCCAGCACATCGGCGCCTACCAGGCCGAAGTCGAACACGAAGGCCAGGATCGCAAGATCACCTTCCTCGATACCCCGGGTCACGAGGCGTTCACCGCCATGCGTGCCCGCGGTGCGAAGTCGACGGACCTCGCGATCCTCGTGGTCGCCGCCGATGACGGTGTCATGCCGCAGACCATCGAAGCTCTCAACCACGCCCAGGCGGCCGATGTGCCGATCGTCGTGGCTGTGAACAAGATCGATAAGGACGGGGCGAACCCGGCCAAGGTCATGCAGCAGCTGACCGAATACAACCTCGTGGCCGAAGAGTACGGCGGCGAGACCATGTTCGTGCCGATCTCCGCGCTCAAGCGCGAGGGCATCGACCAGCTGCTCGAATCCGTGCTGCTGACCACGGACGCCGCGCTCGACCTGCGGGCCAACCCCGACAAGTCCGCTCGCGGCATCGCGATCGAAGCCAAGCTCGACAAGGGCCGCGGCGCCGTCGCGACCGTGCTCGTCGAGTCCGGCACCCTGCGTCAGGGCGACGCGATCGTCTGCGGCACCGCCTACGGACGTGTGCGTGCGATGTTCGATGAGAACGGCGCCCTCGTCGAGGAGGCTGGTCCCTCGCGTCCGGTCCAGGTGCTTGGTCTGTCGTCCGTGCCGCGTGCCGGTGATTCGTTCATCTCCACCGATGACGATCGCACGGCCCGTCAGATCGCTGAGAAGCGCGACGCCATCGAGCGCAACGCCGCTCAGGCCCGCGGTCGCAAGCGCATCAGCCTCGAGGACTTCACGAAGGCTCTGGCTGAGGGCAAGGTCGACATGCTCAACCTCATCCTCAAGGGCGACGTCTCCGGTGCTGTCGAAGCACTCGAGGATTCGCTGCTCAAGATCGATGTGGGCGACGACGTCGACCTGCGGATCATCCACCGCGGCGTCGGTGCGATCACCGAGAACGACATCAACCTGGCCACGGTCGACAACGCGATCGTCCTCGGCTTCAACGTCCGTCCGGAAGCGAAGGCTCGCGACCTGGCCGACCGCGAAGGCGTCGATGTCCGCTACTACTCGGTCATCTACCAGGCGATCGACGATATCGAGTCCTCGCTCAAGGGCATGCTCAAGCCCGAGTACGAAGAGGTCCAGACCGGTACCGCCGAGATCCGCGAGGTCTTCCGGTCCTCGAAGTTCGGCAACATCGCCGGTTCGATCGTCCGCGATGGACACATCAAGAGGAACTCGACCGCACGCGTCACCCGCGATGGAGTCGTCGTCGGCAACAACGTCAGCATCGAGTCGCTGCGCCGGTTCAAGGACGATGCCACCGAGGTCCGCGAGGGCTACGAGTGCGGTATCGGCCTCGGCAAGTTCAACGACCTGCGCGTCGGAGACATCATCGAGACCTTCGAGATGCAGGAGAAGCCGCGCGACTGA
- a CDS encoding YlxR family protein, producing MNVGDGPVRTCIACRQKADRSELTRFVFRPDQHPAIVHDVSATLPGRGAWVHPVEKCLAKARTAAPFARAFRTKITASDLPRQDTEPKENG from the coding sequence GTGAATGTTGGCGATGGACCCGTAAGGACGTGCATCGCCTGTCGGCAGAAGGCCGATCGGAGCGAGCTGACACGGTTCGTGTTCCGCCCCGATCAGCACCCCGCCATCGTCCACGACGTGTCAGCGACACTGCCAGGACGCGGCGCCTGGGTGCACCCTGTTGAGAAGTGCCTGGCCAAGGCGCGGACCGCTGCCCCCTTCGCTCGAGCGTTTCGAACGAAGATCACCGCCTCGGACCTCCCGAGGCAGGACACCGAACCCAAAGAGAACGGGTAA